TAAAATTCAGATTGGTGCTGCCATGAAAGACCTGGACAGCCCGCCCGATGATATTCCAGTAAACGGCCGCGACCTGGTAACAGGCATTCCCAAGCAGATTATGGTGAGCTATACCGAAATAGCCGAGGCGCTGGACAAGAGCATCTTTAAAATTGAAGAAGCCATTTTGAAAGCCCTGGAAACTACCCCGCCTGAGCTGGCTGCCGACATCTACCGCCGTGGCCTTTACCTTACCGGTGGTGGTGCCATGCTGCGTGGCCTCGACAAGCGCCTGAGCAACAAAATCAAACTGCCGGTGCATGTAGCCGAAGACCCGCTGAAGAGTGTGGTACGCGGTACCGGCCTTGCCCTCAAGCACTACGACAAGTATCCTTTTATCATGCGATAAATGCTACCGGATAAACATTCCAAATTCCAGTGATCTGTATGAGTATAGCGGTATTGGAATTTGGAATGTTGTATTTAGGCCCCACCCATCATGCGTAACTTTTTTCTACTTCTTCGTCGGCTACAGGTACTGCTGCTGTTTTTGCTGCTGCAGGCAGTGAGCATTACGCTGCTGGTGCGCTACAACAAAAGCCACCAGGCCAAATACATGGAGTGGTCGTACGATGTAACAGGTAGTATTAACAAACGCTACAGCGATGTAGCCGCTTACTTTAGCCTGGCCGATAACAACAAGCGGCTGGCCGAAGAAAACAACCGCCTGCGTAACCTGCTGGCCGAAAACTTTACCAGCATTGATACCAGCGCTACCCTGCGTTTTGATACAGCCATGATAGACTCCAGCCGGGTGATGCGCAAATACCTGTGGCGTAACGCAGCCGTCATCAACAACTCGGTGTCCAGCCAAAACAACTTCATCACCATCGAACGGGGCCGCTTGCAGGGCATAGCACCAGAAATGGCCGTGGTAAGTGCTGGTGGCATTGTAGGCGTGGTAACCGATGTAAGCGACAACATGGCCATTGTACGCAGCCTGCTGCACCGCAAAAGCATTACCAGTGTGATGCTGAAAAACAGCGGCACCACGGGCCTGCTGGAATGGGATGGCAAAAACCCGGGACTTTTGCAGCTGAAAGGCATTCCCAAAAGCACGGCACTCAAAGTAGGCGATACTGTGCTCACCAGCAATATATCGCTCAACTACCCTGCCGGCCTTATGGTAGGCACGATAGCCAAAGTAGAAAAGGAAACTGATGGCAACAACTACAAACTGCAGGTGAAGCCCGGCAATAATTTTTACAGCGTTGATTATGTAGATGTGATTGAAAATCTTTTTCTGAAAGAGCAGCGAGATATTGAGCAACGCATCAACAAACAACAGCAACAATAAC
The Phnomibacter ginsenosidimutans genome window above contains:
- a CDS encoding rod shape-determining protein codes for the protein MMICIPSSITEVEKRAVRDSAEQAGAKEVYLIHEPMAAALGIGIDVEEPVGNMIIDIGGGTTGITVIALAGIVCDQSIRIAGDEFTYDIMEALRRYHSLLIGERTAEQIKIQIGAAMKDLDSPPDDIPVNGRDLVTGIPKQIMVSYTEIAEALDKSIFKIEEAILKALETTPPELAADIYRRGLYLTGGGAMLRGLDKRLSNKIKLPVHVAEDPLKSVVRGTGLALKHYDKYPFIMR
- the mreC gene encoding rod shape-determining protein MreC, whose protein sequence is MRNFFLLLRRLQVLLLFLLLQAVSITLLVRYNKSHQAKYMEWSYDVTGSINKRYSDVAAYFSLADNNKRLAEENNRLRNLLAENFTSIDTSATLRFDTAMIDSSRVMRKYLWRNAAVINNSVSSQNNFITIERGRLQGIAPEMAVVSAGGIVGVVTDVSDNMAIVRSLLHRKSITSVMLKNSGTTGLLEWDGKNPGLLQLKGIPKSTALKVGDTVLTSNISLNYPAGLMVGTIAKVEKETDGNNYKLQVKPGNNFYSVDYVDVIENLFLKEQRDIEQRINKQQQQ